A part of Acidobacteriota bacterium genomic DNA contains:
- a CDS encoding cytochrome c3 family protein, translating into MEMRRPTYLTACAIWFFALCLVCATVSDAGGQVKRGRRFSSKGNCLDCHPEDDFQGRHKHQPFGDKDCLTCHKPHGLVGMLRLQQPGADLCWQCHDRAELGLERAFVHQPVSDGSCTDCHNPHVGQEPGLLTVPVRDLCYNCHDRQEFERSHAHKPLEDGCYSCHEVHGSDHEKLLTKSEQELCRDCHDVESGGFAVAHAGYPVGQADCSLCHTPHSSDRPRLLTASIHGPVAGGECESCHQAPDSPSPLAVHTEGGELCLQCHEIEEPADGDLHTPVAGGECFVCHDPHGSPQAALLVSRPTDLCLDCHDDVSSELAMKSTHPPAREDCTRCHQSHGNMATKLIAGEVNDLCFSCHADVQNGLTLQNVHIPFSDGSCLDCHRPHGSKYEKITKAHRLDLCGGCHGDVGEWMTEKDVHVPIKIGQCNECHEPHASAGEFLLAVDRNELCLTCHSAITENLADRVVHPPFDEHACDGCHQPHASAHAGLLVEKLDALCARCHEITGEPAAVLSSHKPVADGNCSGCHHPHVANFENLLLDKTDRLCFSCHTELAGRMEKGTVHPPAGEGDCLGCHQAHDSEFATLLASDVPLQCLTCHDGEDADFKAGHLGLSGGRIDCRKCHDPHASDDPRLIHAVSHDPFASDACGMCHEDVEEQEGR; encoded by the coding sequence ATGGAAATGAGGCGACCGACATACCTGACCGCGTGTGCCATATGGTTCTTCGCGCTGTGCCTGGTTTGTGCGACGGTGAGTGACGCGGGGGGACAGGTCAAGCGGGGCCGGCGCTTCTCCAGCAAGGGTAACTGTCTTGATTGTCACCCCGAGGACGATTTCCAGGGCCGGCACAAGCATCAGCCCTTCGGCGACAAGGACTGTCTTACTTGTCACAAGCCGCACGGGCTGGTAGGGATGCTGCGGCTCCAGCAACCCGGAGCGGATCTTTGCTGGCAATGCCATGACCGGGCCGAGCTGGGGCTTGAACGAGCTTTCGTTCATCAGCCGGTCTCTGACGGCAGCTGCACGGATTGCCACAATCCACACGTCGGCCAGGAGCCCGGCCTGCTGACGGTGCCGGTGCGCGATCTCTGTTACAATTGCCACGACAGGCAGGAGTTCGAACGTTCGCACGCGCATAAACCTCTGGAGGACGGGTGCTATTCCTGTCACGAAGTGCACGGCAGTGACCACGAGAAGCTGCTTACGAAAAGCGAGCAGGAACTCTGTCGTGACTGTCACGATGTCGAATCGGGCGGGTTTGCCGTCGCGCACGCCGGTTATCCGGTCGGGCAGGCCGACTGTTCGCTCTGCCATACACCGCACTCCTCCGACCGGCCGCGGCTGCTGACGGCCTCGATTCACGGTCCGGTGGCGGGCGGCGAATGCGAAAGCTGCCACCAGGCGCCGGATAGTCCCAGCCCCCTGGCCGTGCATACTGAAGGTGGTGAGCTGTGCCTGCAGTGCCACGAGATCGAGGAACCGGCCGACGGTGATTTGCACACACCGGTGGCCGGCGGTGAGTGTTTCGTCTGCCACGACCCGCACGGGTCACCTCAGGCCGCCCTGCTGGTCAGCCGGCCGACCGACCTTTGCCTTGACTGTCACGATGATGTCTCCTCCGAACTGGCGATGAAATCGACGCACCCGCCGGCCCGAGAGGACTGCACGCGATGCCACCAGAGCCACGGAAACATGGCCACAAAACTGATCGCGGGGGAAGTCAACGACCTTTGTTTCTCCTGCCACGCCGACGTGCAGAACGGCCTGACGCTTCAGAACGTGCATATCCCGTTTTCCGACGGCAGTTGCCTGGACTGTCACCGGCCCCACGGCTCGAAGTACGAAAAGATCACCAAGGCACACCGGCTTGATCTCTGCGGGGGGTGTCACGGCGACGTCGGTGAATGGATGACCGAGAAGGACGTTCACGTTCCCATCAAGATCGGCCAGTGCAACGAGTGCCACGAGCCGCACGCCTCGGCCGGAGAATTCCTCCTGGCAGTTGATCGCAACGAGCTGTGCCTGACCTGTCACTCCGCGATAACCGAGAACCTGGCCGATCGGGTGGTCCATCCGCCGTTCGATGAGCACGCCTGCGACGGCTGCCACCAGCCGCACGCCTCGGCGCATGCCGGCCTTCTGGTCGAAAAGCTTGACGCCCTGTGCGCCCGGTGCCACGAAATCACCGGTGAGCCCGCAGCGGTTCTGAGCAGTCACAAGCCGGTGGCTGACGGCAACTGCTCGGGCTGTCACCATCCCCACGTGGCGAATTTCGAGAACCTGCTGCTTGACAAGACCGACCGCCTGTGCTTCTCGTGTCATACCGAACTTGCCGGGCGCATGGAAAAAGGAACCGTTCATCCGCCGGCGGGAGAGGGCGACTGCCTCGGTTGCCACCAGGCGCACGACAGCGAGTTTGCCACTCTTCTTGCTTCTGACGTGCCGCTCCAGTGTCTTACCTGCCACGACGGGGAAGATGCTGATTTCAAAGCCGGACATCTCGGTCTCAGCGGGGGCCGGATCGACTGCCGCAAGTGTCACGATCCGCACGCGTCCGATGACCCCCGTCTGATTCACGCCGTGTCCCATGATCCATTCGCCAGCGACGCCTGCGGGATGTGTCACGAGGACGTCGAAGAACAGGAGGGCCGGTGA
- a CDS encoding abortive infection family protein, whose protein sequence is MKGLEHLENDYEVAVYLQNTLIGFCTQDQCGGTADDYSRLRRYFLDNPSTKPLVPSWLRVNRDVAQFWNFIKHKFHTYAERRRFIWDEMSRLLSYCESCQPFPAQESISEVVRRFDEAGINTAWQKALERKSSDPEGAITLSRTILESVCKHILDEQGIKYDENRIDLSDLYKMTAKAMHLSPSQHTETVLRQILGGCSGVVGGLGQLRNKLGDAHGKGKRTVRPAPRHAELAVNLAGAMSLFLIETYNASKI, encoded by the coding sequence ATGAAGGGATTGGAACATTTGGAAAACGACTACGAGGTAGCCGTCTACCTGCAGAACACATTGATAGGCTTTTGTACGCAGGATCAGTGCGGTGGCACAGCAGACGATTATTCTCGCTTACGGAGGTACTTCCTTGACAACCCCAGCACTAAGCCGCTGGTACCAAGCTGGCTCCGTGTCAACCGTGATGTGGCTCAGTTCTGGAACTTCATCAAACACAAATTTCACACTTACGCAGAGAGACGCCGTTTCATTTGGGATGAAATGAGCCGCCTACTTAGTTACTGCGAATCGTGCCAGCCGTTTCCTGCGCAAGAGTCAATTAGCGAGGTTGTACGGAGGTTCGATGAGGCAGGTATCAATACAGCCTGGCAAAAGGCTCTGGAGAGAAAATCATCTGACCCGGAAGGTGCAATAACCCTATCGAGAACGATCCTCGAAAGCGTATGTAAACACATTCTAGATGAGCAAGGCATCAAGTACGACGAGAACAGAATCGATCTATCGGATCTCTATAAGATGACCGCTAAAGCCATGCACTTGTCTCCTTCGCAACACACTGAGACCGTTTTGAGGCAGATACTGGGCGGGTGTTCTGGTGTCGTAGGTGGCTTAGGACAACTTAGAAACAAACTCGGTGACGCACATGGCAAAGGCAAAAGGACTGTAAGGCCCGCACCGCGACACGCAGAACTTGCGGTTAATCTCGCTGGTGCAATGTCGCTTTTTCTTATTGAAACGTACAACGCATCAAAGATATGA
- a CDS encoding peptidyl-prolyl cis-trans isomerase, with protein MSAVLAGVVIVLLAASAGRAGAGNETEDVALVVVNGDTIFAPDLDAVFVDAHARMEDQTRETFDYRRLLDKLVNDRLLLQEARALDLDREEWLIERLEESRSRNAIRQFVADRFKPDLSVTEAEVGEYFQANYWRMQIRTVSVAERPEAEQLIAAVAGGADLDSIVKAVSLDMYRPRGGLHNLKHVADIENVLREQALPLPPGEISAPFPYRQVWAFLRVEQTVPADTGELATYSAKIEAVLKQRKLEVARAEFMAELSSQFPVVVDSAVLATISADSAVLFKSDFLEGSDDPVASVDENHRVIERQARRNVSRAAMSAGDQPFDTILRGALETIKEDLVLSAAADKAGYRDNPVVAAEYANSLDSALIERYLQETVVSRITFSHAEFDAYYQEHLEEFREPPQYQLDRIEVADEAVAQEIVRQLQEKADFDFVARKYGVSVDRAEGERQWISLLSLGTPVRQELEQLQVGQTSRAFRTAEGWMIFRVRDMRQGRVKSMPEVEMSIREVMFQRKFDELLDNTLGILKTNSVIEYNQEAIDAYFGGEL; from the coding sequence ATGTCGGCGGTGTTGGCGGGAGTGGTGATTGTCCTCCTGGCCGCCTCCGCCGGGCGCGCGGGTGCAGGTAACGAAACCGAGGACGTCGCGCTGGTTGTGGTCAACGGTGATACCATCTTTGCCCCGGACCTTGATGCCGTGTTTGTGGATGCACACGCCCGTATGGAAGATCAGACGCGGGAAACCTTTGACTACCGCAGACTACTGGACAAGCTCGTAAATGATCGTTTGCTGTTACAGGAGGCGCGCGCGCTGGATCTGGATCGGGAAGAGTGGTTGATCGAGCGCCTTGAAGAGTCACGGAGCCGTAACGCCATCCGGCAGTTCGTGGCTGATCGGTTCAAGCCCGACCTCTCCGTAACGGAGGCCGAGGTGGGCGAGTATTTCCAGGCGAATTACTGGCGGATGCAGATCCGCACCGTTTCGGTGGCCGAGCGCCCGGAGGCGGAGCAGTTGATCGCTGCCGTCGCCGGCGGTGCCGACCTGGACAGTATCGTCAAGGCCGTGTCCTTGGATATGTATCGACCCCGCGGCGGGCTGCACAACCTGAAGCACGTCGCCGACATCGAAAACGTGCTGCGGGAACAAGCGTTGCCGTTGCCCCCCGGTGAGATATCGGCGCCCTTTCCGTACCGGCAGGTGTGGGCGTTTCTGCGAGTCGAACAGACGGTCCCGGCCGACACCGGCGAGCTGGCGACGTACTCCGCGAAGATCGAAGCGGTCCTGAAGCAGCGCAAACTGGAGGTCGCCCGGGCGGAATTCATGGCCGAGCTGTCCTCACAGTTTCCGGTGGTCGTCGACAGCGCGGTTCTGGCCACGATATCGGCCGATTCGGCCGTATTGTTTAAGTCGGACTTTCTGGAAGGATCGGATGACCCCGTGGCCAGCGTGGACGAGAATCACCGGGTGATCGAGCGGCAGGCGCGCCGGAACGTTTCGAGGGCTGCCATGTCAGCCGGAGATCAGCCCTTCGACACTATTCTGCGGGGTGCTCTCGAGACTATCAAAGAAGACCTTGTTCTGAGCGCGGCGGCTGACAAGGCGGGGTACCGGGATAATCCCGTAGTGGCCGCCGAGTATGCGAACAGTCTGGATAGCGCCCTGATCGAGCGGTACCTTCAGGAGACGGTCGTCTCGAGGATAACTTTCAGCCACGCGGAGTTCGACGCTTACTACCAGGAGCACCTGGAGGAGTTTCGTGAGCCGCCCCAGTACCAGCTTGACCGGATCGAGGTAGCGGACGAGGCGGTGGCGCAGGAAATCGTACGGCAGTTGCAGGAAAAGGCCGACTTCGACTTTGTGGCGAGAAAATACGGCGTCAGCGTGGACAGGGCGGAAGGTGAACGGCAGTGGATTTCCCTGCTGTCCCTGGGGACACCGGTCCGGCAGGAATTGGAACAGCTTCAGGTCGGGCAGACCAGTCGCGCCTTTCGGACGGCGGAAGGGTGGATGATCTTTCGCGTGCGGGATATGCGCCAGGGCAGGGTGAAAAGCATGCCCGAGGTCGAGATGAGCATACGCGAGGTCATGTTTCAGCGCAAGTTTGACGAACTATTGGACAACACGCTGGGTATACTAAAGACAAACTCGGTCATCGAGTACAATCAGGAGGCCATCGACGCGTATTTCGGCGGTGAGTTGTAA
- a CDS encoding class I SAM-dependent methyltransferase, protein MKTTDQFPVPKPTPTEQYLFSKHSPREKPMHEVAYTTLLRRQQAEEEPTEPLPVNIHQPEQWSTWSNNWLAPSGPGEWFAHVLRDCRRVLDIGAGSGRPSLYLAGRIPEVVALEPGTYGIRHAETVKRKLRLDNVTIVQESALSLPFDANSFDGVLFCYSLESTGDIDRSLAEANRVLKPGGAMAVALAPIEDYEHAEAGLTADDRAEPVLIYRVMTSQPLTERRYWILVRPESDLGRTIRQDAQSSSDSAIVGNDKLLELLKREASAIASVDYDCVNGITPAELRGRLLDLGFEEIMFWQMPHSMGFAKVLHDDGVLTDLQQQHFVHYLRALACSSCATRPISDYVSARKRG, encoded by the coding sequence ATGAAAACCACCGACCAATTCCCCGTCCCCAAACCGACCCCGACTGAACAATACCTCTTCAGCAAACATTCGCCCCGCGAGAAACCCATGCACGAGGTTGCCTATACCACACTCCTGCGACGCCAACAGGCCGAAGAGGAACCGACCGAGCCGCTGCCGGTGAACATTCACCAACCGGAGCAATGGAGTACCTGGTCGAACAACTGGCTGGCACCGTCCGGCCCGGGTGAATGGTTTGCGCACGTGCTCAGGGATTGCCGGAGAGTGCTCGATATCGGCGCCGGGTCAGGCAGGCCGTCGTTGTATCTTGCCGGGCGTATTCCCGAAGTGGTGGCGCTCGAACCGGGAACGTACGGGATCAGGCACGCCGAAACGGTGAAGCGAAAGCTCCGGCTCGACAATGTAACCATCGTCCAGGAGAGCGCGCTCAGTCTCCCCTTCGACGCTAACAGCTTCGACGGCGTTCTCTTCTGCTATTCACTGGAATCGACCGGCGACATAGACCGCTCGCTTGCGGAGGCCAACCGCGTGCTCAAACCCGGCGGCGCGATGGCTGTTGCCCTGGCGCCTATCGAGGACTACGAACATGCAGAGGCGGGCCTGACGGCGGACGACCGGGCCGAACCCGTCCTGATCTACCGCGTGATGACCTCCCAACCGCTGACCGAACGCCGGTACTGGATTCTCGTTCGCCCCGAATCCGACCTCGGCCGGACGATCCGGCAGGATGCGCAAAGTTCTTCGGATAGTGCCATCGTCGGGAATGACAAGCTGTTGGAACTTCTCAAGCGGGAGGCTTCAGCAATTGCATCCGTGGATTATGACTGCGTAAACGGGATAACACCCGCCGAACTTCGCGGGCGGTTGCTGGACCTCGGGTTTGAAGAGATCATGTTCTGGCAAATGCCGCATTCGATGGGGTTCGCGAAGGTTCTTCATGACGACGGCGTGTTGACGGACTTGCAGCAGCAGCACTTCGTGCATTACCTCAGGGCGCTTGCCTGCTCTTCGTGCGCGACCCGGCCGATTTCAGACTACGTTTCGGCAAGAAAGCGCGGCTGA
- a CDS encoding cytochrome c3 family protein, with protein MNLRAVTAILAICLALMTGTGTAQVAVDEPAVCFTCHAEYEDLAAGPHVHTAFAAGKCSDCHNPHASRHASLLSDDAGPLCLSCHDDLRQEVQRATVHRPAADGNCLSCHDPHASDFADQLNLETVELCTQCHSEVSEWLQRSYVHQPAGDSECLTCHRAHGSDSRRLLAQAVPALCFDCHEQDQAFRGAHKGYELGSADCVTCHDPHASPLAGLLMPNQHSVFKSGKCSLCHSSETGASAFALVADVKTMCLKCHKAIGAEAEKPYPHNLNDERSCLNCHNAHASFAASLLSAEQASLCMRCHFLGEEYQEKDRQAYITHDGIDCTNCHTPHGSDNERYLTGLGVELCEQCHVDAHRGSHPLGPDVISETTGEAVTCLSCHTLHGADFEPYLTLDPEMELCIQCHRR; from the coding sequence ATGAACCTTCGTGCGGTTACAGCCATTCTTGCGATATGCCTGGCCCTGATGACCGGGACGGGAACGGCCCAGGTGGCGGTCGACGAACCGGCCGTCTGCTTTACGTGTCATGCCGAGTATGAAGACCTGGCGGCCGGGCCACACGTCCACACGGCCTTTGCGGCGGGGAAGTGTTCCGACTGCCATAACCCCCACGCGTCCAGGCATGCCTCGTTGTTGTCCGACGATGCAGGACCTCTTTGCCTGTCGTGCCACGATGATCTTCGGCAGGAGGTGCAACGGGCAACGGTTCATCGGCCGGCCGCCGATGGTAACTGCCTGAGCTGTCATGACCCGCACGCGTCGGATTTCGCCGACCAGTTGAACCTGGAGACGGTGGAGCTGTGTACGCAATGCCATAGTGAGGTCAGTGAATGGCTGCAGCGATCCTACGTACACCAGCCGGCCGGCGACAGCGAATGCCTGACCTGTCACCGGGCTCACGGGTCCGACAGCCGACGCCTCCTTGCGCAGGCTGTTCCGGCTTTGTGTTTCGACTGTCACGAACAGGACCAGGCTTTCAGGGGTGCGCACAAAGGATACGAGTTGGGCAGTGCCGACTGCGTCACCTGTCATGATCCGCACGCCAGCCCGCTGGCCGGGCTGCTCATGCCCAACCAGCACAGCGTTTTCAAGAGCGGCAAGTGTTCGCTGTGCCACTCGTCGGAGACCGGCGCCTCGGCCTTTGCACTGGTTGCCGACGTGAAAACTATGTGCCTGAAATGCCACAAGGCGATTGGCGCCGAAGCCGAAAAACCGTACCCCCATAATCTCAACGACGAGCGGTCCTGCCTGAACTGCCACAACGCCCACGCCTCGTTCGCCGCCAGCCTGCTTTCAGCCGAACAGGCGAGCCTGTGCATGCGCTGCCATTTCCTGGGCGAGGAGTACCAGGAGAAAGACAGGCAGGCGTATATCACGCATGACGGCATCGATTGTACGAACTGCCACACTCCGCACGGCTCGGACAACGAACGGTACCTCACCGGTCTCGGTGTCGAGTTGTGCGAGCAGTGCCACGTCGACGCTCACCGCGGCTCGCACCCGCTCGGACCGGACGTTATCAGCGAAACCACCGGTGAGGCCGTCACCTGCCTGAGCTGCCACACCCTGCACGGCGCCGATTTCGAACCGTACCTTACCCTGGACCCCGAGATGGAACTGTGCATCCAGTGTCACCGGCGATGA